The Halarchaeum grantii genome includes a window with the following:
- a CDS encoding zinc ribbon domain-containing protein yields MGERVCYREFCPACDAPLTHVDETCPDCGADLDA; encoded by the coding sequence ATGGGCGAACGTGTCTGCTATCGTGAATTCTGTCCGGCGTGCGACGCACCGCTGACGCACGTCGACGAGACGTGCCCCGACTGCGGGGCCGACCTCGACGCGTAA